One Thomasclavelia spiroformis DSM 1552 DNA window includes the following coding sequences:
- the ltrA gene encoding group II intron reverse transcriptase/maturase, which translates to MKDTQDKIGYCQLSLGLLYEDSTEYDNSGEVYPTSKQEISHTKNTNRFVVHEKLLETIMEDANIEKAIQRVMSNKGSGGVDKMQVAEVRTHFAQHWSYLKKLIMEGHYSPQAVKRVEIPKDNGKKRELGIPTVTDRVIQQAIVQVLTPIFEPQFSDNSYGFRPRRNAHQAVRKVVEYANEGYRYTVDLDLEKYFDTVNHSRLIQILSQTIKDGRVISLIHKYLNAGVIVKHKFEETTKGVPQGGPLSPLLSNIYLNEFDKEMERRGNRFVRYADDCVILFKSKRSAMRVKETVTRYLEEKLFVKVNQEKTKVAYITDIKFLGFGFYIEKSGNVRITVHKKSKEKMKKRIKEITKRNRPISSKELAKELKEYITGWVNYYRIANMSKHLREIDSWMRRRIRMIYWKRWKLVRTRYRNLQKLGINKSKAWEWANTRKSYWHIANSFILKRTLTNEVLKIYGFISALDYYNSINL; encoded by the coding sequence ATGAAAGATACTCAAGATAAAATAGGATACTGTCAACTATCATTAGGCTTACTCTATGAAGATAGTACGGAATACGACAATAGTGGAGAAGTGTATCCTACATCAAAACAAGAGATATCACATACGAAGAACACCAATAGATTTGTAGTACATGAGAAGTTACTTGAAACAATTATGGAGGATGCCAATATAGAAAAGGCAATCCAAAGGGTTATGAGTAATAAGGGAAGTGGTGGTGTAGATAAAATGCAAGTCGCAGAAGTTCGTACGCATTTCGCACAACACTGGTCTTATCTAAAGAAACTTATCATGGAGGGACATTATAGTCCACAAGCCGTTAAAAGAGTAGAAATACCAAAAGATAACGGAAAGAAAAGAGAGTTAGGAATTCCAACAGTGACGGATAGGGTCATACAACAGGCGATAGTACAGGTACTGACACCAATATTTGAACCCCAATTCAGTGACAATAGTTATGGGTTCCGACCAAGAAGAAATGCCCATCAAGCAGTAAGAAAAGTAGTCGAATACGCCAATGAAGGATATCGATATACAGTAGACCTAGATTTAGAGAAGTACTTTGATACAGTCAACCATTCAAGACTTATACAGATATTGTCACAAACTATTAAAGACGGAAGAGTTATATCACTCATACATAAATATCTCAATGCAGGAGTCATAGTAAAACATAAGTTTGAAGAAACTACAAAAGGAGTACCCCAAGGTGGGCCACTCAGCCCATTATTATCAAATATATATCTTAATGAATTTGATAAAGAAATGGAAAGAAGAGGAAATCGATTTGTAAGGTACGCAGATGACTGTGTCATACTATTCAAAAGTAAAAGAAGTGCAATGAGAGTCAAAGAAACAGTGACAAGATATTTAGAAGAGAAATTATTTGTAAAAGTGAACCAAGAGAAGACAAAGGTAGCCTATATTACTGATATAAAATTCTTGGGCTTTGGATTTTATATAGAGAAGAGTGGTAATGTACGAATCACTGTTCACAAGAAATCTAAAGAAAAGATGAAAAAGAGAATAAAGGAAATCACCAAAAGGAACCGACCAATATCAAGTAAGGAATTAGCTAAAGAGTTAAAAGAATACATTACAGGTTGGGTGAATTACTATAGGATAGCGAATATGAGTAAACATCTAAGGGAAATAGACTCATGGATGAGAAGAAGAATACGAATGATATATTGGAAAAGATGGAAGTTAGTAAGAACAAGGTATAGAAATTTACAAAAACTAGGTATTAATAAAAGTAAGGCATGGGAATGGGCAAACACAAGAAAAAGCTACTGGCACATCGCCAATAGCTTCATACTAAAAAGGACACTTACAAATGAAGTATTAAAAATATACGGATTTATAAGTGCACTAGATTATTACAACTCTATAAACTTATGA
- the rpiB gene encoding ribose 5-phosphate isomerase B, with translation MKIAVACDHGGFRLKNVLVEYLKDTGYEVEDFGCYNEESCDYPDYAGKAALAVAKGTCDKGIVVCGTGIGVSITANKVKGIRCALCHDVFSAKATRAHNDTNMLAMGQRVIGEGLALEIVKAWLDGQYEGGRHDQRIAKMMAYEGEN, from the coding sequence ATGAAAATTGCAGTAGCGTGCGATCATGGTGGATTTAGATTAAAAAATGTTTTAGTTGAATATTTAAAAGATACTGGTTATGAAGTAGAAGATTTTGGTTGTTATAATGAAGAAAGTTGTGATTATCCTGATTATGCTGGAAAAGCAGCTTTAGCAGTAGCTAAAGGAACATGCGATAAAGGAATTGTTGTATGTGGAACAGGAATAGGTGTAAGTATTACAGCTAATAAAGTAAAAGGTATTCGTTGTGCATTATGCCATGATGTATTTAGCGCTAAAGCAACACGAGCACATAATGATACAAATATGCTTGCTATGGGCCAAAGAGTGATTGGTGAAGGTTTAGCTTTAGAAATTGTAAAAGCATGGTTAGATGGTCAATATGAAGGTGGAAGACATGATCAACGAATTGCAAAAATGATGGCATATGAGGGGGAAAATTAG
- a CDS encoding glycosyltransferase → MKISLIMAVYNGEKYLIKQLQSINNQTNKIDEVILIDDCSKDRSVEIVEEFIKENQLDNWKLIINNENLGYKNNFKKGLSLVSGDIIFLADQDDIWHLDKVEKILTVMNDDILAISSSFDFINQDDQKFQIKQNINKSNNNIIDFKITEKLTKIDLKYLLKSNIAQGCTMAVRKELVKEYLQVTKSKLPHDWDLNLIASIHNGCYFYDEKLIDYRIHDANTIGLDEVDQTFLENKDKRTKDRISYLKSELGNVEYALGLDLTSQDHNMCLRNKKYLNDRIKYIEAKKIFKLVKYYISGNYREFGRLKTFLGDIVSVVRK, encoded by the coding sequence ATGAAAATATCATTGATCATGGCAGTATACAATGGTGAAAAATATTTAATTAAACAACTTCAATCAATTAATAATCAAACTAATAAAATAGATGAAGTTATTTTAATCGATGACTGTTCTAAAGATAGATCAGTTGAAATAGTTGAAGAATTTATAAAAGAAAATCAATTAGATAATTGGAAATTAATTATAAATAATGAAAATTTAGGATATAAGAATAACTTTAAAAAGGGACTATCATTAGTAAGTGGAGATATAATTTTTTTAGCTGATCAAGACGATATTTGGCATCTTGATAAAGTTGAAAAAATTTTAACAGTAATGAATGATGATATACTAGCAATCTCATCAAGTTTTGATTTTATAAACCAAGATGATCAAAAATTTCAAATAAAACAAAATATAAATAAATCAAATAATAATATAATTGATTTTAAAATAACAGAAAAACTAACAAAGATTGATTTAAAATATCTTTTGAAAAGTAATATTGCTCAAGGATGTACAATGGCAGTAAGAAAAGAATTAGTAAAAGAATACTTACAAGTTACTAAAAGTAAATTACCACATGATTGGGATTTGAATTTAATTGCTTCAATACATAATGGTTGCTATTTTTATGATGAAAAATTAATTGATTATCGAATTCATGATGCTAATACAATTGGATTAGATGAAGTTGATCAAACATTCCTTGAAAATAAAGACAAGCGCACAAAAGATAGAATTAGTTACTTAAAATCTGAATTAGGAAATGTTGAATATGCATTAGGTTTAGATTTAACAAGTCAAGACCATAATATGTGCTTAAGAAACAAGAAATATTTGAATGATCGAATTAAATATATCGAAGCAAAAAAAATATTTAAATTAGTTAAATATTATATTAGTGGAAACTATCGAGAATTTGGAAGACTAAAAACATTTTTAGGTGATATAGTAAGTGTAGTAAGAAAATAA
- the tnpA gene encoding IS200/IS605 family transposase, with amino-acid sequence MKDTKSLSHTSYRCKYHIVIVPKFRRMVIYNKLRHDIRLIIKTLIERKPGVELIEGELCPDHIHLLLEIPPKYSVAEFMGYLKSKSTLMIFDRHASMKYKYGNRKFWARGYFVDTVGKNEKTVREYIQNQLAEDKLSDQMSMEEFIDPFTGEPVEGYKKKKKSKRPFEGQ; translated from the coding sequence ATGAAAGACACAAAAAGTTTATCACATACATCATATAGATGTAAATATCATATTGTAATAGTACCAAAATTTAGAAGGATGGTAATATACAATAAATTAAGACATGATATAAGATTAATTATAAAGACCTTAATTGAAAGAAAACCGGGAGTAGAGCTGATAGAAGGAGAGTTATGTCCTGATCATATTCATCTTCTATTAGAAATACCACCAAAGTATTCTGTGGCGGAGTTTATGGGATACCTGAAAAGCAAGTCAACGCTTATGATATTTGATCGTCATGCAAGTATGAAATATAAATATGGAAATCGAAAATTTTGGGCAAGAGGCTATTTTGTAGATACAGTAGGAAAGAACGAGAAGACAGTGAGAGAATATATTCAAAATCAGTTAGCGGAAGATAAGTTGAGTGATCAAATGAGTATGGAAGAATTTATTGACCCGTTCACAGGAGAACCAGTGGAAGGGTACAAGAAAAAGAAAAAAAGTAAAAGACCCTTTGAGGGTCAGTGA
- the upp gene encoding uracil phosphoribosyltransferase, whose translation MATTILNHALINHKLTIMRDKNTNNVVFKDNLDEIAMLMAYEVTKDLPLEDKHIETPICSMIGKKLQKPIVLVPILRAGIGLVDGFRRIIPSAKVGHIGMARNEETLMPEEYYAKFPSGLEDSIVIIVDPMLATGGSASAAITNIKERGAKDIRLVCLVGAPEGVKVIEENHPDVELVLAALDEKLNDRGYIVPGLGDAGDRLFGTD comes from the coding sequence ATGGCGACTACTATCCTTAATCATGCATTAATTAATCATAAATTAACAATTATGCGTGATAAAAATACAAATAATGTTGTATTTAAAGATAATTTAGATGAAATAGCTATGTTGATGGCTTATGAAGTAACAAAGGATTTACCTTTAGAAGATAAACATATTGAAACTCCAATTTGCTCAATGATAGGAAAAAAATTACAAAAACCAATTGTTTTAGTACCTATTTTAAGAGCAGGAATTGGATTAGTTGATGGCTTTAGAAGAATTATTCCAAGTGCTAAAGTTGGACATATTGGAATGGCAAGAAATGAAGAGACATTAATGCCTGAAGAATATTATGCTAAATTTCCAAGTGGTCTAGAAGATTCAATTGTTATCATTGTAGATCCAATGTTAGCAACCGGTGGTAGTGCAAGTGCAGCAATTACAAACATAAAAGAACGTGGAGCAAAAGATATTCGTTTAGTATGCTTAGTTGGTGCACCAGAAGGTGTTAAAGTAATTGAAGAAAATCATCCAGATGTAGAATTGGTATTAGCAGCGCTTGATGAAAAATTAAATGATCGAGGATATATTGTTCCTGGTTTAGGTGATGCCGGAGATCGTTTATTTGGTACTGATTGA
- a CDS encoding L-threonylcarbamoyladenylate synthase, producing the protein MNTVLVEKNAIEEVAKLVSDNQVVAFPTETVFGLGIKFGSYEALNSLYELKHRDRHKAISMMINNPKDIEKYAYVNDQARKIIKSFMPGMVTIILKKREFIDDYFTASLDTIGIRIPDDKFVLSLLEKTGPMLVTSANLSGEDTLVDDKAVMKVFSGKIPLIVKGESVSKKASTIIDLSKGKVEILRVGDISEKQILEVI; encoded by the coding sequence ATGAATACAGTTTTAGTTGAAAAGAATGCAATTGAAGAAGTGGCTAAGTTAGTTAGTGATAATCAGGTTGTAGCTTTTCCAACTGAAACTGTTTTTGGTTTGGGAATTAAATTTGGATCATACGAGGCTTTAAATTCTTTATATGAATTAAAACATCGAGATAGACATAAAGCAATTTCAATGATGATAAATAATCCTAAGGATATTGAAAAATACGCATATGTCAATGATCAAGCTAGAAAAATTATAAAATCTTTTATGCCAGGAATGGTCACTATCATTTTAAAAAAAAGAGAATTTATTGATGACTATTTTACAGCATCTTTGGATACTATTGGAATTAGAATTCCTGATGATAAATTTGTTTTATCTTTATTAGAGAAAACTGGACCGATGTTGGTAACTAGTGCCAATCTTTCTGGTGAAGATACTCTTGTTGATGATAAAGCAGTAATGAAAGTATTTTCTGGTAAAATTCCATTAATTGTAAAAGGTGAAAGTGTTAGTAAAAAAGCAAGTACGATTATTGATTTAAGCAAGGGAAAAGTAGAAATATTACGAGTAGGTGATATTTCTGAAAAACAAATATTGGAGGTAATTTAA
- a CDS encoding LTA synthase family protein, with amino-acid sequence MKNKKIEKKYIIATVLLFISVLIIASVIWGNRTFSVKTLSQIVFHLKVPMEGTDNGIYLDWFVSTIPLSILIVSIITLLIFNLHHVFKKTKEKIFLFIRKNYIKIAILGIAGSLIFTINNYNLIQYLFNIFEETNLYEKYYVDPSEVNVSFNNGKRNLIHLYLESVENTYSNIKIDDEKTTNYIPELTNLAKENVSFSNSNDLGGSRTIDGTQWTIASQVSQNMGIPLTLPLTSHNYDNDTAFLPGGYSIGEILENNGYVNEFMCGSKADFGGTSNFYKQHGNYIIRDYDSFVENGEIPEDYFVFWGIEDAKLFDLAKKDLTLLAKQEKPFNMEIATIDTHTPDGYLCNLCKKDHKNQYANVIECQSRQVNNFIEWCKSQPWYENTTIVITGDHNSMSEKFFTELDDNYIRTPYNCIINSVVQPINDKNREFSTMDLYPTILASMGAKIEGDKLGLGTNLFSNKPTLMEEIGFEKLNDEVQKSSKFYNQKILKLKE; translated from the coding sequence ATGAAAAATAAAAAAATAGAAAAAAAATATATAATTGCAACAGTACTATTATTTATTAGTGTACTGATAATTGCATCAGTTATATGGGGAAATAGAACATTTTCAGTAAAAACATTAAGTCAAATTGTTTTTCATTTAAAAGTACCGATGGAAGGGACAGATAATGGAATTTATTTAGATTGGTTTGTTTCAACAATACCGCTTAGTATATTAATTGTTAGTATAATAACATTGTTAATTTTTAATTTACATCATGTTTTTAAAAAAACAAAAGAAAAAATCTTTTTATTTATAAGAAAAAATTATATTAAAATAGCAATATTAGGAATTGCGGGCTCACTAATATTTACAATTAATAACTATAATCTTATTCAATATCTATTTAATATATTTGAAGAAACTAATTTATATGAAAAATATTATGTTGATCCAAGTGAAGTAAACGTTAGTTTTAATAATGGGAAACGTAATTTGATACATTTATATTTAGAATCTGTAGAAAATACTTACTCAAATATTAAGATAGATGATGAAAAAACAACTAATTATATTCCAGAATTAACTAATTTAGCTAAAGAAAATGTTAGTTTTTCAAATAGTAATGATTTAGGAGGAAGCAGAACTATTGATGGAACGCAATGGACTATTGCTTCACAAGTATCACAAAATATGGGAATTCCCTTAACTTTGCCTTTAACAAGTCATAACTATGATAATGATACAGCTTTTTTACCTGGAGGTTACTCTATTGGTGAGATTTTAGAAAATAATGGATATGTAAATGAATTTATGTGTGGTTCTAAAGCTGATTTTGGAGGTACTTCAAATTTCTATAAACAGCATGGAAATTATATTATTCGCGATTATGATAGTTTTGTTGAAAATGGTGAAATTCCTGAGGATTATTTTGTATTTTGGGGTATTGAAGATGCTAAATTATTTGATTTAGCAAAAAAAGATTTAACACTTTTAGCAAAACAAGAAAAACCATTTAATATGGAGATTGCAACAATTGATACTCATACACCAGATGGATATTTGTGTAATTTATGCAAAAAAGATCATAAAAATCAATATGCTAATGTTATTGAATGTCAATCTAGACAAGTAAATAATTTTATTGAATGGTGTAAAAGCCAACCATGGTATGAAAATACAACGATAGTAATTACTGGAGATCACAATAGCATGTCAGAGAAATTTTTCACTGAACTTGATGATAATTATATTAGAACACCATATAATTGCATTATAAATAGTGTTGTACAACCAATAAATGATAAAAACAGAGAATTCAGTACAATGGATTTGTATCCAACAATTTTAGCTTCAATGGGGGCAAAAATAGAAGGAGATAAATTGGGTTTAGGAACTAACTTATTTTCTAATAAACCAACATTAATGGAAGAGATTGGTTTTGAAAAATTGAATGATGAAGTCCAAAAATCTTCAAAATTTTATAATCAAAAAATACTTAAGTTAAAAGAATAG
- a CDS encoding glycosyltransferase family 2 protein has translation MQYDLSIIIPFYNGNNELSKLLSNLQTAIKYASEIKVEIIIVNDSPNCKVNCHGFESLNIKIITNHKNMGIHSSRVNGILNSNGKYIFMIDQDDLIKENTLVSQFTKIKDNDMIVANGFDENPLNYGMIYHSKKHQEKSMNLKYYFKIGCMIVSPGQCIIKKDAIAKEWLEYRVKTNGADDLLLWIMMLKNNCKITINDESLYIHTYSGKNVSSDFDKMVTSSKEVIEFLYDKNFVSESEKKKYLRRLNMRRLYENKSKTKKILAMLLYPDITYYLIKMKLE, from the coding sequence ATGCAATATGATTTATCAATAATAATCCCTTTTTACAATGGGAATAATGAATTATCAAAGTTATTATCGAACTTACAAACTGCTATTAAATATGCTAGTGAAATAAAAGTAGAAATAATTATTGTCAATGATAGTCCTAATTGTAAAGTTAATTGTCATGGATTTGAATCATTGAATATAAAGATCATAACTAATCATAAAAATATGGGTATTCATAGTTCTCGTGTTAATGGTATTTTAAATTCAAATGGGAAGTATATTTTTATGATTGATCAAGATGATCTAATTAAGGAAAATACATTGGTTTCCCAATTTACAAAAATTAAAGATAATGACATGATTGTTGCAAATGGCTTTGATGAAAATCCATTAAATTATGGAATGATTTATCATAGTAAAAAACATCAAGAAAAAAGCATGAATCTAAAGTATTATTTTAAAATTGGATGTATGATCGTTTCACCAGGACAATGTATTATAAAAAAAGATGCGATTGCAAAAGAATGGTTGGAATATAGAGTAAAAACTAATGGTGCAGATGATTTATTATTATGGATTATGATGTTAAAAAATAATTGTAAAATAACTATAAATGATGAGAGTTTGTATATTCATACATATTCGGGTAAAAATGTATCAAGTGATTTTGATAAAATGGTTACCTCTTCAAAAGAAGTAATTGAATTTTTATATGATAAAAATTTTGTATCAGAAAGTGAAAAGAAAAAATATTTACGGCGTTTAAATATGCGAAGATTATATGAAAATAAGTCTAAAACAAAAAAAATCCTCGCAATGCTACTTTATCCGGATATTACTTATTATTTGATTAAAATGAAGTTAGAATAA
- a CDS encoding glycosyltransferase: MISIIIPVYNVEQYLDKCLQSVIHQTYQDIEIILVDDGSSDNSGILCDKWQEKDSRIKVIHKSNGGVSNARNVAIEQANGEYLMFIDSDDIVSDDLCKVLFEMLKNNNADISICNATHIFDDRFDFKKTGEIHCYSRDEAICQLWYQKSFLPGPWGKLYKKELFKNTKFTEEIIFEDVDIMHKLFYQCNKIVYGEMELYGYVHHENSITTKKYSKKDNVILDICDKINQFASDKDISLQNAAKSYNVTGALRVYLNAPNTPEYKEAIEKAKKIIKKYGKDVLKDPNIRKKNKYALYLYLYLRPLLKIVYKKIDRWK, translated from the coding sequence ATGATTAGTATAATAATACCAGTATACAATGTTGAACAATATCTAGACAAATGTTTACAAAGTGTAATACATCAAACATATCAGGATATTGAAATAATTTTAGTTGACGATGGTTCTAGTGATAATAGTGGAATTCTTTGTGATAAGTGGCAAGAAAAAGACAGTAGAATCAAAGTTATTCATAAAAGTAATGGTGGTGTATCAAATGCAAGAAATGTTGCAATTGAACAAGCTAACGGTGAATATTTAATGTTTATCGATAGTGATGATATTGTATCTGATGATTTATGTAAGGTACTTTTTGAAATGTTGAAAAATAATAATGCAGATATCTCAATTTGTAATGCAACTCATATTTTTGATGATAGATTTGATTTTAAAAAAACTGGTGAAATTCATTGTTATAGTCGCGATGAAGCAATATGTCAACTTTGGTATCAAAAAAGCTTTTTGCCAGGACCTTGGGGAAAATTATATAAAAAAGAATTATTTAAAAACACTAAATTTACAGAAGAAATCATTTTTGAAGATGTAGATATAATGCACAAACTATTTTATCAATGTAATAAAATTGTATATGGAGAAATGGAATTATATGGGTATGTACATCACGAAAATAGTATCACAACTAAAAAGTATTCAAAAAAAGACAATGTAATTTTGGATATTTGTGATAAAATAAATCAATTTGCCAGTGATAAAGATATTAGTTTACAAAATGCAGCAAAATCATACAACGTAACAGGTGCTTTACGAGTTTATTTAAATGCACCAAATACTCCAGAATATAAAGAAGCAATTGAAAAAGCAAAAAAAATAATTAAAAAATATGGTAAGGATGTATTAAAAGATCCAAATATTAGAAAGAAAAATAAATATGCTCTGTATTTATATTTATATTTACGACCATTATTAAAAATTGTATATAAAAAAATAGATAGGTGGAAATAA
- the glyA gene encoding serine hydroxymethyltransferase, whose amino-acid sequence MKDLAVFESVERELNRQRNNIELIASENFVSPEIMELAGSVLTNKYAEGYPGKRYYGGCKFVDEVETLAKERLCEIYGAEYANVQPHSGAQANTAVYMALLNHGDKVLGMSLADGGHLTHGHPLNFSGINYEFYSYGVTKDSETIDYEDFKKKCQEIKPKLVVAGASAYSRIIDFEYMAKCAHEVGALFMVDMAHIAGLVAAGVHPSPFPHADIVTTTTHKTLRGPRGGAIMCKKEFAADIDRAVFPGMQGGPLMHIIAAKAACFYEAMQPEFKEYANQVIKNAKALENSLKEEGFRLVAGGTDNHLLLIDVKTSCGISGKKAERLLDEINITANKNAIPFDSEKPFKASGIRVGTPAMTTKGFKEEDFIEVGKIIAYRLKNEETEEIKEACLRRVKTLTDKVEMYRDIKYI is encoded by the coding sequence ATGAAAGATCTTGCTGTATTTGAAAGTGTGGAAAGGGAATTAAATCGTCAAAGAAATAATATTGAATTAATTGCTTCAGAAAATTTTGTATCACCAGAAATTATGGAATTGGCAGGAAGTGTTTTAACAAATAAATATGCTGAAGGATATCCTGGGAAAAGATATTATGGTGGATGTAAGTTTGTAGATGAGGTAGAAACATTAGCTAAGGAAAGACTTTGTGAAATTTATGGAGCCGAGTATGCAAATGTTCAACCACATAGTGGAGCACAAGCAAATACAGCTGTATATATGGCTTTATTAAATCATGGTGATAAAGTATTAGGAATGTCTTTAGCTGATGGAGGACATTTAACTCATGGACATCCATTAAATTTTTCAGGAATTAATTATGAATTTTATAGTTATGGAGTAACTAAAGACAGTGAAACAATTGATTATGAAGATTTTAAAAAGAAATGTCAAGAAATCAAACCTAAGTTAGTAGTGGCTGGAGCAAGTGCATATTCAAGAATAATTGACTTTGAATATATGGCTAAATGTGCTCATGAAGTAGGTGCATTATTTATGGTAGACATGGCTCATATTGCTGGATTAGTTGCAGCTGGAGTGCATCCTTCACCATTTCCTCATGCAGATATTGTGACAACAACAACGCATAAAACATTACGTGGGCCACGTGGTGGAGCAATTATGTGTAAAAAAGAATTTGCAGCGGATATTGATCGTGCGGTTTTTCCAGGAATGCAAGGAGGACCATTAATGCATATTATTGCAGCAAAAGCAGCGTGTTTTTATGAAGCAATGCAACCTGAATTTAAAGAATATGCTAATCAAGTTATTAAAAATGCTAAAGCATTAGAAAATTCATTAAAAGAAGAAGGATTTAGATTAGTAGCAGGTGGAACTGATAATCATTTACTTTTAATTGATGTAAAAACAAGTTGTGGTATTTCAGGCAAAAAAGCTGAACGTTTATTAGATGAAATCAATATTACTGCTAATAAAAATGCAATTCCTTTTGACAGTGAAAAACCATTTAAAGCTAGTGGAATTAGAGTTGGGACTCCAGCAATGACAACTAAGGGATTTAAAGAAGAAGATTTTATTGAAGTAGGTAAAATTATTGCTTATCGTCTTAAAAATGAAGAAACCGAAGAAATTAAAGAAGCATGTTTAAGACGTGTTAAAACGTTAACTGATAAAGTAGAAATGTATCGTGATATTAAATACATTTAA
- the cps2T gene encoding beta 1-4 rhamnosyltransferase Cps2T — MKNVFIIGSKGIPAKYGGFETFVEKLTENKKSKKIKYHVACIGENNEEFEYNNARCFKVSVPDIGPAKAVLYDLYALKQVINYIRTNNLKGSIVYILACRIGPFINHYKKQLHKLDCLLYVNPDGHEWKRAKWNAFIKKYWKLSERLMIKNCDLAICDSMGIENYIKETYKKYKPNTTYIAYGANIDDNSKIDEKKVNEWYKTNKLEKNNYYLIVGRFVPENNFEIMIREFMNSNSKRDLVIITNLENNKYYDNLKKNTDFEKDTRIKFVGTVYDQELLKAIRINAFAYIHGHSVGGTNPSLLEAMATTNINLLLNVDFNIEVGDSTAIYWGKQLNSLTDIINNVETFSNEYIQKLGNEAKQIIKQRYSWDLIINKYENLFLNKVK, encoded by the coding sequence ATGAAGAATGTATTTATAATTGGATCTAAAGGCATTCCTGCAAAATATGGCGGTTTTGAAACATTCGTAGAAAAGTTAACTGAAAACAAAAAAAGTAAAAAGATAAAATATCATGTAGCCTGTATAGGTGAAAATAATGAAGAATTTGAATATAATAATGCTAGATGTTTTAAAGTAAGTGTACCTGATATAGGTCCCGCAAAAGCAGTTTTATATGACCTTTATGCATTAAAGCAAGTAATAAATTATATAAGAACAAATAATTTAAAGGGTTCTATTGTATACATATTGGCGTGTAGAATTGGACCATTTATAAATCATTATAAAAAACAATTGCATAAATTAGATTGTTTATTATATGTGAATCCAGATGGTCATGAATGGAAAAGAGCTAAATGGAATGCTTTTATAAAAAAATATTGGAAACTGTCAGAACGATTAATGATCAAAAATTGTGATTTAGCAATATGTGATTCTATGGGAATCGAAAATTATATAAAAGAAACTTATAAGAAATACAAGCCTAATACTACATATATTGCTTATGGTGCTAACATAGATGATAATTCAAAAATAGATGAAAAAAAAGTAAATGAATGGTATAAAACTAATAAATTAGAAAAGAATAATTATTATTTAATAGTAGGAAGATTTGTTCCAGAAAATAATTTTGAAATAATGATTAGAGAATTTATGAATTCAAATTCAAAAAGAGATTTAGTAATCATTACCAATCTTGAAAATAATAAATATTATGATAATCTTAAAAAAAATACTGATTTTGAAAAAGATACAAGAATCAAATTTGTTGGAACTGTGTATGATCAAGAATTATTAAAAGCAATAAGAATAAATGCATTTGCATATATTCATGGACATTCAGTTGGTGGAACCAACCCATCATTATTAGAAGCTATGGCAACAACAAATATTAATTTATTGTTAAATGTTGATTTTAATATTGAAGTTGGTGATAGTACAGCAATTTATTGGGGAAAACAATTAAATAGTTTGACAGATATCATAAATAATGTAGAAACATTTTCAAATGAATATATTCAAAAATTAGGAAATGAAGCGAAACAAATAATTAAACAAAGGTATTCTTGGGATTTAATTATAAATAAATATGAAAATTTGTTTTTAAATAAAGTCAAATAA